Proteins encoded in a region of the Roseateles sp. SL47 genome:
- a CDS encoding MFS transporter has protein sequence MATASAVSTSAPMTAEEKKVIFASSLGTVFEWYDFYLYGSLAAIIGKQFFTGLDPTAQFIASLMAFAAGFIVRPFGALVFGRLGDMIGRKYTFLVTILIMGLSTFIVGVLPTYDTIGPAAAVILVGLRLLQGLALGGEYGGAATYVAEHAPHGKRGAYTSWIQTTATLGLFLSLIVILSTRTLLGEATFAAWGWRIPFVVSILLLGISVWIRLSMNESPAFQKMKSEGKTSKAPLSESFGQWKNLKIVLLALFGLVAGQGVVWYTGQFYALFFMTSVLKVDAAAANIMVAVALLIGTPFFVIFGTLSDKIGRKPIIMAGLLLAILTYFPLFKALTNAANPDLARAQATAQITLTTDLNQCSFQGSPVARDVDFTTPCDIAKRALAQAAATYETVSGAAGAGQVKVGDRVIDVPSASLTAGGHKFDEDSAKKIAAFKKDLGEAMKAAGYPTKADPAKINTALTVAILSLLVLYVTMVYGPIAAMLVELFPTRIRYTSMSLPYHIGNGWFGGLLPSISFAMVAQNGNIYHGLWYPIGVAALTLVIGLLFVRETKDVDIYARD, from the coding sequence ATGGCAACTGCAAGTGCAGTCAGCACCAGCGCGCCGATGACCGCGGAGGAGAAGAAAGTCATCTTCGCCTCGTCGCTCGGCACGGTATTCGAGTGGTACGACTTCTATCTCTACGGATCCCTGGCCGCCATCATCGGCAAGCAGTTCTTCACGGGGCTGGATCCCACGGCGCAGTTCATTGCGTCGCTGATGGCTTTTGCGGCCGGCTTCATCGTGCGCCCGTTCGGCGCACTGGTGTTCGGCCGGCTGGGCGACATGATCGGACGCAAGTACACCTTCCTGGTGACCATCCTGATCATGGGCCTGTCCACCTTCATCGTCGGTGTGCTTCCCACCTACGACACCATCGGGCCCGCCGCAGCGGTGATCCTGGTCGGTCTGCGTCTGCTGCAAGGCCTGGCGCTGGGCGGTGAATACGGTGGTGCCGCCACCTATGTGGCCGAACACGCGCCGCACGGCAAGCGTGGGGCTTACACCTCGTGGATCCAGACCACCGCCACGCTGGGCCTGTTCCTGTCGCTGATCGTGATCCTGTCCACCCGCACACTGCTGGGGGAGGCCACGTTCGCGGCCTGGGGCTGGCGTATTCCTTTCGTGGTGTCCATCCTGCTGCTGGGCATCAGCGTCTGGATCCGCCTGTCGATGAATGAATCGCCGGCCTTCCAGAAGATGAAGTCGGAAGGCAAGACCTCCAAGGCGCCGCTGTCCGAATCCTTCGGCCAATGGAAGAACCTGAAGATCGTGCTGCTGGCGCTGTTCGGCCTGGTCGCCGGTCAGGGCGTGGTCTGGTACACGGGCCAGTTCTATGCGCTGTTCTTCATGACCAGCGTGCTGAAGGTGGATGCCGCAGCTGCCAACATCATGGTGGCGGTGGCCCTGCTGATCGGTACGCCGTTCTTCGTGATCTTCGGCACCTTGTCGGACAAGATCGGCCGCAAGCCCATCATCATGGCGGGTCTGCTGCTGGCCATCCTGACCTACTTCCCGCTGTTCAAGGCGCTGACCAACGCCGCCAACCCGGACCTGGCCCGTGCCCAGGCCACGGCGCAGATCACGCTGACCACCGACCTGAATCAGTGCTCCTTCCAGGGCAGCCCGGTGGCGCGTGACGTGGACTTCACCACGCCTTGCGACATCGCCAAGCGTGCGCTGGCCCAGGCGGCGGCCACCTACGAGACCGTCTCCGGCGCGGCCGGCGCTGGCCAGGTGAAGGTGGGGGATCGTGTCATCGACGTGCCCTCCGCTTCGCTGACGGCGGGTGGTCACAAGTTCGACGAGGACAGCGCCAAGAAGATCGCCGCGTTCAAGAAGGACCTGGGCGAGGCCATGAAGGCCGCCGGTTACCCGACCAAGGCCGATCCGGCCAAGATCAATACCGCGCTGACCGTCGCCATCCTGAGCCTGCTGGTGCTGTATGTGACGATGGTTTATGGGCCGATCGCAGCGATGCTGGTGGAGCTGTTCCCCACCCGCATCCGCTACACCTCGATGAGCCTGCCTTATCACATCGGCAATGGCTGGTTCGGTGGCCTGCTGCCGTCCATCAGCTTTGCGATGGTGGCGCAGAACGGCAACATCTATCACGGCCTTTGGTATCCCATCGGTGTGGCAGCCCTGACCCTGGTGATCGGTCTGCTGTTTGTGCGTGAGACCAAGGACGTCGATATCTACGCCCGCGACTGA
- a CDS encoding SDR family oxidoreductase yields MDLGLSGRWALVCAASKGLGAGCAEALVAEGVNIVITARGEEALQAQAARLRGRHPQVQVVAVVGDITTEEGRVAALKACPQVDILVNNAGGPPPGDFRQWGREQWLSALEANMLTPIELIKATVDGMAERGFGRIVNITSGAVKAPIDVLGLSNGARSGLTGFVAGLARQPQLASRNVTLNNLLPGAFDTERLQKTLAAGADKSGQPLEKVRDARMGHIPARRFGSAAEFGAVCAMICSAHAGYLTGQNILLDGGAYPGTF; encoded by the coding sequence ATGGATTTGGGACTCTCGGGCCGCTGGGCCCTGGTGTGTGCAGCTTCCAAGGGGCTGGGGGCTGGTTGTGCCGAAGCCCTGGTGGCCGAAGGCGTCAACATCGTGATCACGGCCCGTGGGGAAGAGGCGCTGCAGGCGCAGGCTGCCCGTCTGCGCGGGCGCCACCCGCAGGTGCAGGTGGTGGCCGTGGTGGGCGACATCACCACCGAGGAAGGTCGCGTCGCGGCGCTGAAGGCCTGTCCGCAGGTGGACATTCTGGTGAACAACGCGGGCGGCCCGCCGCCGGGGGATTTCCGGCAGTGGGGGCGGGAGCAATGGCTGTCCGCGCTGGAGGCCAACATGCTCACACCGATCGAGCTGATCAAGGCCACGGTGGACGGCATGGCCGAGCGAGGCTTTGGCCGCATCGTCAACATCACGTCGGGCGCGGTGAAGGCCCCCATCGATGTGCTGGGCCTCTCCAACGGCGCCCGCAGCGGACTGACCGGTTTTGTGGCCGGGCTGGCCCGTCAGCCGCAACTGGCCAGCCGCAACGTCACCCTCAACAACCTGCTGCCCGGCGCCTTTGACACGGAACGCCTGCAGAAGACGCTGGCGGCCGGCGCCGACAAGTCGGGTCAGCCGCTGGAAAAGGTGCGGGATGCCCGCATGGGTCACATCCCGGCCCGCCGCTTTGGCAGCGCCGCAGAATTCGGTGCCGTGTGCGCCATGATCTGCAGCGCCCACGCCGGTTACCTGACGGGCCAGAACATCCTGCTGGATGGCGGGGCCTACCCAGGGACGTTCTGA
- a CDS encoding sensor histidine kinase encodes MSLIRRSLRNAVMLALLVGLLLPTAAVLLYEQQLSRQTVMEDLRRDLNRATEVLALSLAEPIWQVSPDLAEPMVKAQVDDPRFVSVSVTETAAQQAFIEFHRAGGDERLTLSDTRSVLRDGREIAKLTVVMSAEPLIARKRLELWNMLWRSLLTLTLSLGLILVVLQRRVLHPMARLSHAADELAVGQLDKPLELGGEDEIARVGKAMERMRLALLKAFDDLRGHASTLEEQVAQRTYELTEANAEVTQALANLKTAQRELVESEKLASLGRLVAGVAHELNTPLGNALTVVSALEDRWNKLDRMLSDNTPMRRSQLEDLVKDTRRGQDILHRNVQKAADLVRDFKQVAIDQTSDTRREFELAQVVEDVLVMVEPSFKHTPYRIRTELETSLRMSSYPGALGQVLTNLLMNTLVHAFEGRDHGQVLVRCARINDQEVELLVQDDGRGMDPSVVRRIYDPFFTTKLGKGGSGLGMHIVHNIVTNVLGGQIEVVSQNGEGTRMQMRLPVQAPLRAHGEDLARSE; translated from the coding sequence GTGTCACTGATCCGACGCTCGCTGCGCAATGCCGTGATGCTGGCTCTGCTGGTGGGCCTGCTGCTGCCCACTGCCGCCGTGCTGCTGTATGAGCAGCAACTCAGCCGACAGACGGTGATGGAAGACCTTCGGCGGGATCTGAACCGGGCGACGGAGGTGCTGGCGCTGTCCCTGGCGGAACCCATCTGGCAGGTGTCGCCGGATCTGGCCGAGCCGATGGTGAAAGCGCAGGTGGATGACCCGCGCTTTGTCTCGGTATCGGTGACGGAGACCGCCGCTCAGCAGGCCTTCATCGAATTCCATCGGGCTGGCGGCGATGAACGGCTGACCCTGAGCGACACCCGATCCGTCCTGCGGGATGGGCGGGAGATTGCCAAGCTGACGGTGGTGATGAGCGCAGAGCCGCTGATCGCGCGCAAACGGCTGGAGCTATGGAACATGCTGTGGCGCAGCCTGCTGACCCTGACGCTGTCGCTGGGGCTGATTCTGGTGGTGCTGCAGCGACGGGTGCTGCATCCGATGGCCCGGCTGTCCCACGCGGCCGATGAACTGGCGGTGGGCCAGCTGGACAAGCCTCTGGAACTGGGGGGTGAAGACGAGATTGCCCGCGTGGGCAAGGCCATGGAGCGCATGCGTTTGGCCCTGCTCAAGGCCTTTGACGACCTGCGCGGCCATGCCTCCACCTTGGAGGAACAGGTGGCACAGCGCACCTATGAGTTGACCGAGGCCAACGCGGAAGTGACGCAGGCCCTGGCCAATCTCAAGACGGCGCAGCGGGAGCTGGTGGAATCGGAAAAACTCGCGTCCTTGGGGCGCTTGGTCGCGGGCGTGGCCCATGAGCTGAACACGCCACTGGGCAATGCGCTGACGGTGGTGTCCGCCCTGGAAGACCGCTGGAACAAGCTGGACCGCATGCTCTCCGACAACACGCCGATGCGGCGCAGCCAGTTGGAAGATCTGGTCAAGGACACGCGCCGTGGCCAGGACATCCTGCATCGCAATGTGCAGAAGGCGGCGGACCTGGTGCGGGACTTCAAACAGGTCGCCATCGACCAGACCAGCGACACCCGACGCGAGTTTGAACTGGCGCAGGTGGTGGAGGACGTGCTGGTGATGGTGGAGCCCAGCTTCAAACACACGCCCTACCGCATCCGCACAGAACTCGAAACCTCGCTGCGCATGAGCAGCTACCCGGGTGCGCTCGGACAGGTGCTGACCAATTTGCTGATGAACACGCTGGTGCATGCCTTCGAAGGGCGCGACCACGGGCAGGTGCTGGTGCGCTGCGCCCGCATCAACGACCAGGAAGTGGAACTGCTGGTGCAGGACGATGGGCGGGGCATGGACCCGTCGGTCGTGCGGCGCATCTACGACCCGTTCTTCACCACCAAGTTGGGCAAGGGCGGGTCGGGGCTGGGCATGCACATCGTGCACAACATCGTGACGAATGTGCTGGGCGGTCAGATCGAGGTGGTAAGCCAGAACGGCGAAGGCACCCGTATGCAGATGCGTCTGCCGGTGCAGGCACCGCTACGGGCGCATGGGGAGGACCTGGCGCGGAGCGAATGA
- the lspA gene encoding signal peptidase II, translated as MAKSSSAAPSSARLIQWLGLALLIIVADQFTKVLVLNSFQYGDSRYVTSFFNLVRAHNTGAAFSFLAGASGWQRWFFVALGVAATIFIVWLLRRHGHQTLFATALSLILGGAVGNVVDRLLHGYVVDFLQFHWNQWYYPSFNVADSAITVGAILLVWDELRRVKRH; from the coding sequence ATGGCCAAGTCTTCGTCCGCTGCCCCCTCCTCTGCCCGGCTGATCCAATGGCTGGGCCTGGCCCTGCTGATCATCGTTGCGGACCAGTTCACCAAGGTGCTGGTGCTCAACTCCTTCCAGTACGGGGACAGCCGCTACGTCACCAGCTTCTTCAACCTGGTCCGTGCGCACAACACCGGCGCGGCCTTCAGCTTCCTGGCCGGAGCCTCCGGCTGGCAGCGCTGGTTCTTTGTGGCCCTGGGCGTGGCCGCCACCATCTTCATCGTCTGGCTGCTGCGCCGCCATGGCCATCAAACCCTGTTTGCCACCGCGCTCAGCCTCATTCTGGGCGGTGCCGTCGGCAATGTGGTGGACCGCTTGCTGCATGGCTACGTGGTGGACTTCCTGCAGTTCCATTGGAACCAGTGGTACTACCCTTCCTTCAATGTGGCGGACAGCGCCATCACCGTCGGGGCCATCCTGCTGGTGTGGGACGAATTGCGGCGGGTCAAGCGCCACTGA
- a CDS encoding quinone oxidoreductase family protein, which produces MSERAIRLNQAGGPEVMQVHSVEVGDPGPGEIRLRQKAAGLNFIDIYQRSGVYNIPMPSGLGMEGAGIVEAVGEGVTHLRAGDRVAYASQPIGAYASARVMPARCVVRLPDSLSFEQGAAMMLKGLTVQYLLRKTQPQGGLQAGDHVLFHAAAGGVGLIACQWAKALGLKLIATAGSDAKCELALKHGAAVAINYQRDNFAEQVKALTGGEGVKVVYDSVGASTFEGSLACLRTFGLMVSFGNASGMVPPVAITALSAKGLYLTRPSLFQHLSSREATQAMADDLFQVVGSGQVKIDVEQRYALEDVQQAHREMESRNTTGAGVLLLD; this is translated from the coding sequence ATGAGTGAACGCGCCATACGTCTGAACCAGGCCGGAGGGCCGGAAGTGATGCAGGTGCATTCGGTGGAGGTGGGCGACCCGGGCCCGGGTGAGATCCGCCTGCGGCAGAAGGCCGCCGGACTGAACTTCATCGACATCTACCAGCGCAGCGGTGTCTACAACATCCCCATGCCTTCCGGCCTGGGCATGGAAGGCGCCGGTATCGTGGAGGCGGTGGGGGAGGGGGTGACCCATCTCCGTGCGGGCGACCGTGTGGCCTACGCCAGCCAGCCGATCGGCGCTTATGCCTCCGCCCGGGTGATGCCGGCGCGATGCGTGGTCCGGCTGCCAGACAGCCTGAGCTTCGAGCAGGGCGCGGCGATGATGCTCAAGGGGCTCACGGTGCAGTACCTGCTGCGCAAGACGCAGCCGCAGGGCGGGCTTCAGGCCGGCGACCATGTGCTGTTCCATGCCGCCGCCGGTGGTGTGGGCCTGATCGCCTGCCAGTGGGCCAAGGCCCTGGGCCTGAAGCTGATTGCCACGGCGGGCAGCGATGCCAAGTGCGAACTGGCGTTGAAGCATGGTGCCGCCGTGGCCATCAACTACCAGCGCGACAACTTTGCCGAGCAGGTCAAGGCGTTGACCGGTGGCGAAGGCGTCAAGGTCGTTTACGACTCGGTCGGCGCCAGCACCTTTGAAGGTTCTTTGGCCTGCCTGCGCACCTTTGGCCTGATGGTGAGCTTTGGCAATGCCTCGGGCATGGTGCCCCCGGTGGCCATCACCGCGCTGTCGGCCAAGGGCCTGTACCTGACACGTCCGTCGCTGTTCCAGCATCTCAGCTCGCGCGAAGCCACCCAGGCAATGGCCGACGACCTGTTCCAGGTGGTGGGCAGCGGACAGGTGAAGATCGACGTGGAGCAGCGCTATGCGCTGGAGGATGTGCAGCAGGCCCACCGCGAGATGGAAAGCCGCAACACCACGGGGGCTGGTGTGTTGCTGCTGGACTGA
- a CDS encoding GGDEF domain-containing protein → MRYTESIAASAQALRTALPLMSRQRAALHPVSYAVWYEHVVNMNAALSRELLTLTKEGCSLDEAQTWSLYRRYIAELDEDRALHLSREVGDVLGGVTDCAERADQQVHHYAGALQRWLDALAHAAPGQHTQVLAAALQGTQDMQSAIGGLMARLALSREEVARLRQEVQRARSEALLDPLTGLGNRRAFEKALAGCLRSPDAGTPVAPCLVLGDIDDFGTLRQQLNNTQLEDVVHQVATAVRSVAQSHHVAVRLEEHAFALLLPDAGLHEAHQVAEQWRHGAAQVRPDDSHRISLSVGVTQLGREESARDFVMRAHQALSASRAQGRNRVTVLSADERFAA, encoded by the coding sequence ATGAGGTACACAGAAAGCATCGCCGCCAGCGCACAGGCGCTGCGGACCGCGTTGCCGTTGATGTCGCGCCAGCGTGCGGCGCTGCATCCGGTGAGTTACGCGGTGTGGTACGAGCATGTGGTCAACATGAATGCGGCCCTGAGCCGCGAGTTGCTCACGCTCACCAAGGAGGGCTGCAGCCTGGACGAGGCACAGACCTGGTCGCTCTACAGGCGCTATATCGCCGAGCTGGATGAGGACCGCGCGCTGCATCTCTCCCGCGAGGTGGGGGACGTGCTGGGGGGCGTAACGGACTGCGCCGAGCGGGCCGACCAGCAAGTGCATCACTATGCGGGCGCGCTGCAGCGTTGGCTGGACGCCCTGGCCCATGCCGCCCCGGGGCAGCACACCCAGGTGCTGGCGGCGGCGCTGCAAGGCACACAGGACATGCAGTCGGCCATTGGTGGCCTGATGGCGCGGCTGGCCTTGAGTCGCGAGGAAGTGGCCCGCCTGCGCCAGGAGGTGCAGCGGGCCCGCAGCGAAGCGCTGCTGGACCCGTTGACCGGTCTGGGCAACCGCCGCGCCTTCGAGAAGGCCCTGGCCGGCTGCCTGCGCAGCCCGGACGCGGGCACGCCGGTGGCCCCCTGCCTGGTGCTGGGGGACATTGATGATTTCGGGACGCTGCGCCAGCAGTTGAACAACACGCAGTTGGAGGATGTGGTGCATCAGGTGGCCACGGCGGTGCGCAGCGTGGCCCAGAGCCATCATGTGGCGGTACGCCTGGAAGAGCATGCGTTTGCGCTGCTGTTGCCGGATGCCGGCCTGCATGAAGCACATCAGGTGGCCGAGCAATGGCGCCACGGGGCCGCGCAGGTGCGCCCGGATGACAGCCACCGCATCAGCCTCTCCGTGGGGGTGACGCAACTGGGGCGGGAAGAATCGGCCCGGGATTTCGTGATGCGGGCACATCAGGCCTTGTCGGCATCGCGGGCCCAGGGCCGCAACCGGGTGACGGTGCTGTCGGCGGATGAGCGTTTCGCCGCATGA
- a CDS encoding hybrid sensor histidine kinase/response regulator, translated as MLDFSCLTHYDWLDVPMWVYDQERLRNLWANAAALSFWRADSAEEFLSRDLTDTSPAVVQRLAVAAADHAQNKVVREQWTLYPKGQPSTVMLVSRGIRTPDKRQVMLFAADSLVSGVDKSLLRGVEALQHTSVRIAVFSLRDGSVLMRNPAAAMCFNGLRKTIGATDFSAMFPDPDLARRIVTQVRGGQTFGAELELHTANGRRWHAVDARPMRDPVSGEVVLQLNARDISDFKATQAQLEAAREAAEAASQAKSSFLANMSHEIRTPMNGVLGLTELVLQTELNERQRKFIELAHSSAKGLMVIINDLLDIAKIEAGRVIIDQAPFSLHDCLREALHPLLLQAHEKGLQLHARIQPGVPQHLLGDALRLRQILVNLVGNALKFTEKGEVRVEIERAASSEGGLGGPLRLRIAVHDTGIGMTPEQIAQIFSPFTQADGSITRRYGGTGLGLTIVKRLVELMGGEVQVESQQGAGSCFSFEVRLAQPVVLDEVVRTETVDLPVEESDADTDSDGMAATVPASLDELPTTVGMTRISTPPSAVEDPLAADTVAADFDDVPPVLLGRQQTA; from the coding sequence ATGCTTGATTTCTCTTGTCTGACTCACTACGACTGGCTCGACGTGCCAATGTGGGTCTACGACCAGGAGCGCCTTCGCAACCTGTGGGCGAATGCCGCCGCATTGAGTTTCTGGCGCGCCGACAGCGCCGAAGAATTCCTCTCCCGCGATCTCACCGACACCAGCCCGGCCGTGGTTCAACGCCTGGCGGTGGCCGCTGCCGACCATGCCCAGAACAAGGTGGTGCGGGAGCAGTGGACGCTCTACCCCAAAGGCCAGCCCAGCACGGTGATGCTGGTCTCGCGCGGCATCCGGACCCCGGACAAGCGCCAGGTGATGCTGTTTGCTGCCGATTCGCTGGTGAGCGGCGTGGACAAGAGCCTGCTGCGCGGCGTGGAAGCGCTGCAGCACACATCCGTGCGGATCGCGGTGTTCTCCCTGAGAGACGGCAGTGTGCTGATGCGCAACCCGGCCGCGGCCATGTGCTTCAACGGCCTGCGCAAGACGATTGGCGCGACCGACTTCAGCGCGATGTTCCCCGACCCTGACCTGGCGCGCCGTATCGTGACGCAGGTGCGTGGTGGGCAGACCTTCGGCGCCGAGCTGGAACTGCACACGGCCAACGGACGCCGTTGGCATGCGGTGGATGCCCGCCCCATGCGGGACCCGGTGAGCGGCGAGGTGGTGCTGCAGCTCAATGCCCGCGACATCAGCGACTTCAAGGCCACCCAGGCGCAGCTGGAAGCAGCGCGTGAAGCGGCGGAGGCCGCGAGCCAGGCCAAGAGTTCCTTCCTGGCCAACATGAGCCATGAGATCCGCACCCCGATGAACGGTGTGCTGGGCCTGACCGAGCTGGTGCTGCAGACCGAGTTGAATGAGCGCCAGCGCAAGTTCATTGAGCTGGCCCACAGCTCGGCCAAGGGCCTGATGGTCATCATCAATGACCTGCTGGACATTGCCAAGATTGAAGCCGGCCGGGTCATCATCGACCAGGCCCCGTTCAGCCTGCACGACTGCCTGCGTGAAGCCCTGCATCCGCTGCTACTGCAGGCCCATGAAAAGGGCCTGCAGCTGCACGCCCGCATCCAGCCCGGTGTGCCGCAGCATCTGCTGGGTGATGCCCTGCGGCTGCGTCAGATCCTGGTGAACCTGGTGGGCAATGCCCTCAAGTTCACCGAGAAGGGCGAAGTCCGGGTGGAGATCGAACGGGCCGCGTCCAGCGAGGGCGGCCTGGGCGGCCCGCTGCGGCTGCGCATCGCCGTGCATGACACCGGCATCGGCATGACGCCGGAGCAGATCGCCCAGATCTTCAGCCCCTTCACCCAGGCAGATGGCAGCATCACCCGCCGCTACGGCGGCACCGGCCTGGGCCTGACCATCGTCAAGCGCCTGGTGGAGTTGATGGGGGGCGAGGTGCAGGTGGAAAGCCAGCAGGGCGCCGGGTCCTGCTTCAGCTTTGAAGTCCGACTGGCCCAGCCCGTGGTGCTGGACGAGGTGGTTCGCACCGAAACCGTCGACCTGCCCGTGGAGGAGTCCGATGCGGACACCGACAGCGACGGCATGGCCGCCACAGTGCCGGCCAGCCTGGATGAACTGCCGACCACCGTAGGCATGACCCGCATCAGCACGCCGCCGTCGGCGGTGGAAGATCCGCTCGCGGCGGACACCGTGGCCGCCGATTTCGACGACGTGCCGCCGGTGCTGCTGGGGCGTCAGCAGACGGCCTGA
- a CDS encoding cache domain-containing protein, with translation MRLRLKILLLAILPLVASLLLIAVAVRQQERQLLAQEHAAMERTYMDARRDELRHYVELAVSTLQPLYGHDGGPDQVEADKREALRLLSALDYGEDGYFFVYDLQGRVLMHSRQPELVGRNLWELRDPLGRPTIQQLIGQARSGGGYVEYLWRKPSSKDMAPKLGYVVAMDRWGWMVGTGLYLDGMRATLRRLDREAQANIAQTMWWIAAIAVFGVALISASALALNLSEHRLAEAKLRALAHQVVRSQEDERAHLSRELHDGVSQTLVSTKLLIESAQQSGDTALLPRALERLNHSLVEVRRLSHHLRPALLDTLGLAAALEHLARELDEAGPPQVDLHVVGAARELPELLNTVLFRVAQEALTNVVKHAAASRVEMTLDFQPGPERSEAGGVLLRIQDDGAGFDLVAAERGDPHQGIGLRNMRERMASVGGSLELQSSPGHGTQVEAWMSEAAIRRLARENPGP, from the coding sequence ATGAGACTGCGCCTGAAAATCCTGCTGCTTGCCATCCTGCCCCTGGTGGCCTCGCTGCTGCTGATCGCGGTGGCGGTGCGCCAACAGGAGCGGCAACTGCTGGCGCAGGAGCATGCGGCCATGGAACGCACCTATATGGATGCCCGCCGTGACGAGCTGCGCCACTATGTGGAGCTGGCGGTGAGCACGCTGCAGCCGCTGTATGGCCATGACGGCGGCCCCGACCAGGTGGAGGCGGACAAGCGTGAGGCGCTGCGCCTGCTCTCGGCGCTGGATTACGGGGAAGATGGCTACTTCTTTGTCTACGACCTGCAGGGCCGGGTGCTGATGCATTCCCGGCAGCCGGAACTGGTCGGGCGCAATCTGTGGGAGCTGCGGGACCCGCTGGGGCGGCCCACCATCCAGCAACTGATCGGCCAGGCACGCTCCGGGGGAGGATATGTGGAATACCTCTGGCGCAAGCCATCGTCGAAGGACATGGCGCCCAAGCTCGGTTATGTGGTCGCCATGGATCGCTGGGGCTGGATGGTCGGCACCGGTCTCTATCTGGACGGCATGCGGGCCACGCTTCGGCGACTGGACCGGGAAGCCCAGGCCAACATCGCCCAGACGATGTGGTGGATTGCGGCCATCGCCGTGTTTGGGGTGGCCCTGATCAGCGCCAGCGCCCTGGCACTGAATCTGAGTGAGCATCGCCTGGCCGAAGCCAAGCTGCGGGCGCTGGCGCATCAGGTGGTGCGCTCGCAGGAGGACGAGCGGGCGCATCTGTCCCGCGAACTGCATGACGGGGTCAGCCAGACCCTGGTGTCCACCAAGTTGCTGATTGAAAGCGCGCAGCAGAGCGGCGACACGGCGCTGCTGCCCCGCGCTCTGGAGCGGCTCAATCACAGCCTGGTGGAGGTGCGACGGCTGTCCCACCATCTGCGTCCGGCGCTGCTGGACACGCTGGGCCTGGCGGCCGCGCTGGAACATCTGGCGCGGGAGCTGGACGAAGCCGGCCCCCCCCAGGTGGACCTGCATGTGGTGGGCGCGGCGCGGGAACTGCCGGAGCTGCTCAACACTGTGCTCTTCCGTGTGGCCCAGGAGGCGCTGACCAATGTCGTCAAGCATGCGGCCGCAAGCCGGGTGGAGATGACGCTGGACTTCCAGCCGGGGCCGGAGCGCTCCGAGGCGGGCGGCGTGCTGCTGCGCATCCAGGACGACGGCGCCGGTTTCGACCTGGTGGCCGCCGAACGGGGCGACCCGCACCAGGGCATTGGCCTGCGCAACATGCGCGAGCGCATGGCCTCGGTGGGAGGCAGCCTGGAGCTGCAATCCAGCCCCGGCCACGGCACCCAGGTCGAGGCCTGGATGAGCGAGGCTGCGATCCGCCGTCTGGCGCGCGAGAATCCGGGGCCATGA
- a CDS encoding response regulator transcription factor, producing MTSLAAASDLSPPGGAVRILLVDDHPLVREGVRSRLQGEARYRVVGEAGSAEEAMVMLVSTQPQVVLLDVGLRGHSGIQLAQTMLERQGDLRVLMYSMYDNPEYVQRALQAGARGYVLKDAPAGEIVAAIDAVAAGGTFLSPGVSRRMFRNQQPRPLLSPRESEILTALGRGESSKQIAKALDLSVRTVETHRQNIKRKLELEGQADLIRYAVEHARGLHRDDR from the coding sequence ATGACGTCTCTTGCTGCCGCTTCCGACCTGTCGCCTCCGGGGGGGGCGGTCCGCATCCTGCTGGTGGATGACCATCCGCTGGTGCGGGAGGGGGTGCGCTCGCGTCTGCAGGGGGAGGCCCGCTATCGGGTGGTGGGCGAAGCCGGGTCGGCGGAGGAGGCCATGGTGATGCTGGTCTCCACCCAGCCGCAGGTGGTGCTGCTGGACGTGGGCCTGCGCGGCCACAGCGGCATCCAGCTGGCGCAAACCATGCTGGAGCGGCAGGGCGACCTGCGGGTGCTCATGTACAGCATGTACGACAACCCCGAATACGTGCAGCGCGCCTTGCAGGCCGGCGCGCGGGGATATGTGCTGAAGGATGCCCCGGCGGGGGAGATCGTCGCGGCCATCGATGCGGTGGCGGCCGGCGGTACTTTCCTGAGCCCGGGCGTGTCGCGGCGCATGTTCCGCAACCAGCAGCCGCGGCCGCTGCTGTCCCCGCGTGAAAGCGAGATCCTCACCGCGCTCGGCCGGGGCGAATCCAGCAAGCAGATCGCCAAGGCGCTGGACCTGTCGGTCCGCACGGTGGAAACCCATCGCCAGAACATCAAGCGCAAGCTGGAACTGGAAGGCCAGGCGGACCTGATCCGCTACGCCGTGGAACACGCCCGCGGCCTGCATCGGGACGACCGCTAG